Proteins encoded by one window of Halococcus saccharolyticus DSM 5350:
- a CDS encoding AAA family ATPase, whose protein sequence is MSGADDDGVELTVSGAQKRDAGRGVARLPESARRSLGVLSGDTVVVVGEHATVAKVWPAGGDLAGDAVRIDADTRTNAGVNVGDTVRVRPVSVADADRITIDVPGSVDAAADDLAALIKRALLDRPIKAGEQFRIERLGPTAFSITATRPEGTVRVTRETRVTTRSGSAASSEPAQTGATGDAGTAPATDTTGGDGAPRVAYEDIGGLDDELDQVREMIELPLSEPELFQELGIDPPSGVLLYGPPGTGKTLIARAVAGEVDAHFSTISGPEIVSKYKGESEEKLREAFDAAAANEPAVVFIDEIDSIGGARGDDADMETRVVAQLLTLMDGLEDRGRVVVIGATNRVDAIDPALRRGGRFDREIEIGVPGEVGRREILDVHTRSMPLAEDVSLDRLAGRTHGFVGADLESLAVEAAMAALRGRDERDELDVTRADFERAMAAVDPSAMREYVAETPDVGFEDVGGLDAAKQTLTEAVEWPLSYGALFEAAATDPPAGVLLYGPPGTGKTMLARALAGESDVNFISVAGPEILDRYVGESEKAVREVFDRARQAAPAIVFFDEIDAIAGGRGEKHEVTERVVSQLLTEIDGLAENPNLMVLAATNRRDAIDPALLRPGRIESHVEVPAPDEAARRAILGVHTREKPVADDVDLDALAADLVGYSGADIEALCRSASMRAIREIAGAYDPEEAETHADEIRITEEHFEAARESVEPTFESATHE, encoded by the coding sequence ATGTCCGGTGCGGACGACGACGGCGTCGAACTCACGGTGTCTGGCGCACAGAAACGCGACGCGGGACGGGGGGTGGCGCGACTCCCCGAATCCGCGCGGCGCTCGCTGGGCGTCCTCAGCGGCGACACCGTCGTAGTCGTTGGCGAACACGCCACCGTGGCGAAGGTCTGGCCCGCTGGGGGCGATCTCGCCGGCGATGCAGTCCGGATCGACGCCGATACCCGGACCAACGCCGGCGTGAACGTCGGTGATACGGTCCGTGTCCGACCGGTGTCGGTCGCCGACGCCGATCGGATCACGATCGACGTTCCGGGATCGGTCGACGCCGCAGCCGACGATCTCGCGGCGCTGATCAAACGTGCACTGCTCGATCGCCCGATCAAGGCGGGCGAGCAGTTCCGGATCGAGCGCCTCGGACCGACGGCCTTTTCGATCACCGCAACACGCCCGGAGGGCACCGTTCGGGTGACGCGGGAGACGCGGGTCACGACCCGCAGCGGGAGCGCGGCGTCGAGCGAGCCTGCCCAGACGGGGGCCACCGGTGACGCAGGGACGGCTCCCGCGACCGACACGACCGGCGGCGACGGCGCGCCCCGGGTGGCCTACGAGGACATCGGCGGCCTCGACGACGAACTCGATCAAGTGCGAGAAATGATCGAACTCCCCCTCTCCGAGCCCGAACTGTTCCAGGAGCTGGGGATCGATCCACCCTCCGGCGTGCTGCTCTACGGGCCGCCCGGAACCGGGAAGACGCTGATCGCGCGGGCGGTGGCAGGCGAGGTCGACGCCCACTTCTCGACCATCTCGGGACCGGAAATCGTCTCGAAGTACAAAGGTGAGTCGGAGGAGAAGCTCCGCGAAGCGTTCGACGCCGCGGCCGCGAACGAGCCCGCCGTCGTGTTCATCGACGAGATCGATTCGATCGGCGGCGCGCGCGGCGACGACGCCGACATGGAGACCCGGGTGGTGGCCCAGCTACTGACGCTGATGGATGGGCTGGAGGATCGGGGCCGAGTGGTCGTGATCGGCGCGACCAACCGGGTCGACGCGATCGATCCCGCACTCCGGCGGGGCGGCCGGTTCGACAGGGAAATAGAGATCGGCGTGCCAGGGGAGGTGGGCCGACGCGAGATCCTCGACGTCCACACCCGCTCGATGCCGCTCGCCGAGGACGTCTCGCTCGATCGGCTCGCCGGCCGGACCCACGGGTTCGTCGGGGCGGACCTCGAATCGCTCGCGGTCGAGGCCGCGATGGCCGCGCTCCGGGGCCGCGACGAGCGCGACGAACTCGACGTCACGCGGGCGGATTTCGAGCGCGCGATGGCGGCCGTCGACCCCTCCGCGATGCGCGAGTACGTCGCCGAAACTCCTGACGTGGGGTTCGAGGATGTCGGCGGGCTCGACGCCGCGAAACAGACCCTCACCGAGGCGGTCGAGTGGCCGCTCTCGTACGGTGCGCTATTTGAAGCGGCCGCGACCGATCCGCCCGCCGGCGTGTTGCTCTACGGGCCGCCCGGCACCGGGAAGACGATGCTCGCCCGCGCGCTCGCCGGCGAGAGCGACGTCAACTTCATCTCGGTCGCGGGCCCCGAGATCCTCGATCGCTACGTCGGGGAGAGTGAGAAAGCAGTCCGTGAGGTGTTCGATCGGGCGCGCCAGGCCGCGCCCGCGATCGTCTTCTTCGACGAGATCGACGCGATCGCTGGCGGGCGCGGCGAGAAACACGAAGTCACCGAGCGGGTGGTCTCCCAGCTCCTGACCGAGATCGACGGGCTCGCGGAGAACCCCAATCTGATGGTGCTCGCCGCCACCAACCGCCGGGACGCGATCGATCCCGCACTCCTCCGCCCAGGCCGGATCGAGTCCCACGTCGAGGTCCCCGCGCCTGACGAGGCCGCCAGACGCGCGATCCTCGGCGTCCACACCCGCGAGAAGCCGGTCGCCGACGACGTCGATCTCGACGCGCTGGCCGCCGATCTCGTGGGCTACTCCGGCGCGGATATCGAGGCGCTCTGTCGATCGGCCTCGATGCGTGCGATCCGCGAGATCGCGGGTGCGTACGATCCCGAGGAGGCCGAAACGCACGCCGACGAAATCCGTATCACGGAAGAACACTTCGAAGCCGCACGCGAGTCCGTCGAGCCGACCTTCGAGTCAGCTACCCACGAGTAA
- a CDS encoding winged helix-turn-helix domain-containing protein, which translates to MSKPDIQECVECVAPADAFALIGNETRLSILEALWRADEEPVRFSTLNDAVGMRDSAQFNYHLGKLTDQYVRKTDEGYELRNAGAKVVRAVLAGSFNEHPRLEPFAIDDGCTRCGEPLVASYTDEMLALDCPECGRAHGEYSFPPGGLHDRTNPEVLDAFDQRVRHLHCLAKDGVCPECSGRMRTEISKEGECCLGVGLRADHVCEQCDHSLCSAIGLSLLDRSPVVAFYRDHGIDLGATPYWRLDWCVSDDHTTVRSTDPWKLEIDVALGDERLRATLDEDLALVDTRRTDA; encoded by the coding sequence ATGAGCAAGCCGGACATCCAGGAGTGTGTCGAGTGCGTCGCGCCGGCCGACGCGTTCGCGCTCATCGGGAACGAGACCCGGCTGAGCATCCTCGAAGCGCTCTGGCGCGCCGACGAGGAACCCGTGCGGTTTTCGACACTCAACGACGCGGTTGGGATGCGCGACAGCGCACAGTTCAACTACCACCTCGGGAAGCTCACCGACCAGTACGTCCGGAAGACCGACGAGGGCTACGAACTTCGGAACGCCGGTGCGAAGGTCGTCCGGGCGGTGCTCGCGGGCTCGTTCAACGAGCATCCGCGGCTCGAACCGTTCGCGATCGACGACGGCTGCACCAGGTGTGGCGAACCGCTCGTCGCGAGCTATACCGACGAGATGCTGGCGCTCGACTGCCCCGAGTGTGGCCGCGCCCACGGCGAGTACTCCTTCCCGCCTGGCGGGCTCCACGACCGCACCAACCCCGAAGTACTCGACGCGTTCGACCAGCGGGTGCGCCACCTCCACTGTCTCGCGAAGGACGGCGTCTGTCCCGAGTGCAGCGGCCGGATGCGTACCGAAATCTCGAAGGAGGGCGAGTGCTGTCTCGGGGTCGGACTCCGGGCGGATCACGTCTGCGAGCAGTGCGATCACAGCCTCTGCTCGGCGATCGGGCTGAGTCTGCTCGATCGCTCCCCCGTGGTGGCGTTCTACCGGGATCACGGGATCGACCTCGGGGCGACGCCGTACTGGCGACTCGACTGGTGTGTGAGCGACGATCACACCACCGTGCGCTCGACCGATCCGTGGAAGCTCGAAATCGACGTCGCACTCGGCGACGAACGACTCCGCGCGACCCTCGACGAGGACCTGGCGCTCGTCGACACCCGGCGCACCGACGCGTAA
- a CDS encoding aryl-sulfate sulfotransferase, translating into MADLPPRRWLVRGLLGAIVVSLLLFSGVLTLSYEEPTLEADVTESAPEGDTVVASQGWNARNVSLPGRPARLVSVNESGAVEWTHDGPDGVDNWFYDVDPLPNGNLLVVNPVQGNTVVYEYDPRTQKRVWTERFDLVDIHDVDLINGDELLVAGINYDENRPSRDRVFVYNRTADEVTWKWLFKNHYPADADKGVRTEDWTHVNDVDAVRDGEFLVSVRNMDQVISINRSTKDIELRLGADDDHDTLYEQHNPTYFESENGTPTILVADSENDRIVEYARVGGPPGEGEWKRTWTLTGDLNWPRDADRLPNGNTLVVDSMNHRVIEVTPAGEVVWEMDAPWATYDAERIAHGDEPGGPTITDQNASGNVTLYGGSETGVSGAPTIPSVVKGVVAKTPLPAGVTGLAESWRRVSPWFKPTWMPIWAFSIVVVSLGVLLVWGVGEGVYQRRRIQRRLAGSLGNVRHRLERGR; encoded by the coding sequence ATGGCCGATCTGCCGCCCCGTCGGTGGCTCGTGCGGGGGCTACTCGGGGCGATCGTGGTCTCGCTGTTGCTGTTCAGCGGCGTGCTGACGCTCTCGTACGAGGAGCCGACGCTCGAAGCCGACGTCACCGAATCCGCGCCGGAGGGCGATACGGTGGTCGCCAGCCAGGGCTGGAACGCACGCAACGTCTCGCTGCCCGGCCGCCCGGCCCGGCTCGTCTCGGTTAACGAATCGGGTGCCGTTGAGTGGACACACGACGGGCCGGACGGGGTCGATAACTGGTTTTACGACGTCGACCCGCTGCCGAACGGCAACCTGCTGGTCGTGAACCCGGTCCAGGGCAACACGGTGGTCTACGAGTACGATCCTCGTACTCAGAAACGGGTCTGGACCGAGCGGTTCGATCTCGTCGACATCCACGACGTCGATCTCATCAACGGCGACGAACTCCTCGTCGCGGGTATCAACTACGACGAGAATCGCCCGAGCCGGGATCGGGTGTTCGTCTACAACCGCACTGCCGACGAAGTCACGTGGAAGTGGCTGTTCAAGAACCACTACCCTGCCGACGCGGACAAGGGAGTCCGAACCGAGGACTGGACCCACGTCAACGACGTCGATGCGGTCCGTGACGGCGAGTTCCTCGTCTCGGTGCGCAACATGGATCAGGTGATCTCGATCAACCGTTCGACGAAAGATATCGAACTGCGCCTCGGTGCGGACGACGACCACGACACGCTGTACGAACAGCACAACCCGACCTACTTCGAAAGCGAGAACGGGACGCCGACGATCCTCGTGGCCGATTCCGAAAACGACCGGATCGTGGAGTACGCCCGCGTCGGCGGGCCGCCGGGCGAGGGCGAGTGGAAACGCACCTGGACGCTGACCGGCGATCTGAACTGGCCCCGTGACGCCGATCGCCTTCCCAATGGCAACACGCTCGTGGTGGACTCGATGAACCACCGGGTGATCGAGGTTACGCCGGCCGGCGAGGTGGTCTGGGAGATGGACGCACCGTGGGCCACCTACGACGCCGAGCGGATCGCTCACGGCGACGAGCCAGGCGGACCGACCATCACCGATCAGAACGCCTCGGGGAACGTCACGCTCTACGGCGGGAGCGAGACGGGCGTCTCCGGCGCGCCGACGATTCCGAGTGTGGTCAAGGGTGTGGTCGCGAAAACGCCACTGCCGGCCGGAGTCACGGGTCTCGCCGAGAGCTGGCGACGGGTTTCGCCGTGGTTCAAGCCGACGTGGATGCCGATCTGGGCGTTCTCGATCGTGGTGGTCTCGCTGGGCGTCCTGTTGGTCTGGGGTGTCGGCGAAGGAGTGTATCAGCGTCGGCGCATCCAGCGACGACTCGCGGGTTCACTCGGGAACGTCCGCCACCGGCTGGAGCGCGGTCGGTGA
- a CDS encoding DNA-methyltransferase, translating to MPDIDTFDQLDVHWGSSENMEAVEDGSIQSVITSPPYWNLKDYGHEDQIGTNDESYNQYHDRMQTVWSECYDKLADDGTMWIVVDTVMERGDLQLLPYHIAERAEEVGFVLQDVVTWYKPTAIAGMTARNVVNKKEYVVYLSKSKGHKFREERGSNGTEDPAVETGHRLGNLWRHPVKRGSVGTNVLHKAPFPVSLSNRIVQVSTDEGDTVLDPFFGSGTTACSALDLERACIGYELNEEFRAVIEERLAPIQQQSLADF from the coding sequence ATGCCAGACATCGACACCTTCGACCAGTTGGACGTACACTGGGGGTCAAGTGAGAATATGGAAGCCGTTGAGGACGGGTCAATCCAGTCTGTGATTACATCGCCCCCCTACTGGAACTTGAAGGACTACGGTCACGAGGACCAGATAGGCACGAACGATGAGTCATACAATCAGTATCACGACCGGATGCAGACAGTATGGAGCGAGTGTTACGACAAACTCGCCGACGACGGGACGATGTGGATTGTCGTTGACACCGTGATGGAGCGGGGGGACCTCCAACTCCTCCCATATCACATCGCTGAACGAGCAGAAGAGGTAGGCTTTGTTCTTCAGGACGTGGTCACCTGGTACAAGCCGACCGCCATCGCAGGGATGACCGCCCGGAACGTCGTGAACAAGAAGGAGTATGTCGTCTACCTCTCTAAGTCGAAGGGCCACAAGTTTCGTGAGGAGCGTGGTTCAAACGGTACTGAAGACCCCGCGGTGGAGACCGGACATCGGCTCGGCAATCTCTGGCGGCATCCAGTGAAGCGGGGGTCGGTCGGCACGAACGTCCTGCACAAAGCACCGTTCCCTGTCTCGCTCAGCAACCGAATCGTTCAGGTCTCAACAGATGAAGGGGACACCGTCCTCGACCCGTTCTTCGGAAGCGGCACGACTGCGTGCTCAGCTCTTGACCTTGAGCGGGCGTGCATCGGGTACGAGCTGAACGAAGAGTTCAGAGCTGTCATCGAAGAGCGTCTCGCCCCCATTCAGCAACAGTCGCTGGCCGACTTTTAG
- a CDS encoding DNA methyltransferase, giving the protein MKNSSHREREGIDDRMYFVDLTACVSQATSIDGLLDETSGLWSSIYDRMSDSEVLWVIAPNDYRGGRMWPAAMAIADHARGEANLVLKNTITVHRWEDRGADMESAYDEILFFVKNKREYRFEKDRIRVAHVYEGHEWGGERRKGNSAYHDQKVSRYNENGKDPGNVWLKEDRTQTDNQEIDETGPIPLEEAVRRCVIVGSDEGEAVYVINGGDSLVDTVTGEDRVVEKLAHTNLTGEVTN; this is encoded by the coding sequence ATGAAGAACTCAAGTCACCGAGAACGAGAAGGGATAGATGATCGGATGTACTTCGTTGACCTCACTGCTTGTGTTTCTCAGGCGACTTCTATAGACGGTTTGCTAGATGAGACGAGTGGTCTCTGGTCATCTATCTACGACCGAATGAGCGATAGTGAGGTCCTCTGGGTCATTGCCCCAAACGACTACCGAGGCGGTCGAATGTGGCCTGCAGCGATGGCAATAGCAGACCATGCCAGAGGGGAGGCAAACCTTGTGCTGAAGAACACCATCACTGTCCATCGATGGGAAGACCGAGGGGCAGACATGGAGAGCGCATACGACGAGATTCTCTTCTTTGTCAAGAACAAGCGCGAATATCGGTTCGAGAAGGACCGAATACGTGTTGCACACGTCTACGAAGGGCACGAGTGGGGTGGGGAACGGAGGAAGGGCAATAGTGCATACCATGACCAGAAAGTGAGTCGGTACAATGAGAACGGCAAGGACCCAGGCAACGTCTGGCTCAAGGAAGATCGGACACAAACAGACAATCAAGAGATCGACGAAACGGGACCGATTCCCCTCGAAGAAGCAGTCCGTCGATGCGTTATCGTTGGTTCAGACGAGGGTGAGGCCGTCTACGTCATCAACGGTGGCGACAGCCTCGTGGATACGGTCACAGGCGAAGACCGGGTCGTTGAGAAACTCGCTCACACGAACCTTACCGGAGAAGTGACCAATTGA
- a CDS encoding winged helix-turn-helix domain-containing protein, which translates to MSLTLTDAKRTILALLADKPRHGYALASEVGVQGSTMYEHLQQLEGAGYVTSHEDGRRRMYKLTRRGELTVEADQIGDSTG; encoded by the coding sequence ATGAGTTTGACGCTGACGGACGCCAAACGGACCATCCTCGCTCTCCTCGCGGACAAGCCCCGGCATGGATACGCGCTCGCGAGCGAGGTTGGCGTCCAGGGGAGCACAATGTATGAACACTTGCAGCAGCTCGAAGGAGCAGGCTACGTCACAAGTCACGAAGACGGTCGCAGGAGGATGTATAAGCTCACTCGGCGAGGTGAACTGACTGTTGAAGCCGATCAGATCGGTGACTCCACTGGCTAA
- a CDS encoding DEAD/DEAH box helicase: MADSEAADSAAAFTHLGSAVRTALSERGFETPTEPQRKAIPPLATGRDGLVIAPTGTGKTETAMLPVFDAVAGTERFGISVLYITPLRALNRDMRDRLDWWGDQLDLDIDVRHGDTTQYQRQKQADDPPDVLVTTPETLQAMLTGEKLRKALSDVSHVVIDEVHELAASKRGAQLTIGLERLRELANAFQRIGLSATVGDPGEVGAFLTGGRGCELIEVDVGSRLDVRVREPHVTDEDERLAGELATEPPLASHVRAIRDLVADNESTLIFVNTRQTAEALGSRCNALDLPIGVHHGSLSKEARIEIEDAFKAGELDGLLCTSSMELGIDVGRVDHVIQYQSPREVARLLQRVGRAGHRADRLSSGTVLTTRPDDTLEALAICRRAHEGLVEPAEIHHGSLDTVANQIAGLVMDFGEIAAARAYEIVTRAYPFRDLSRERFKEVVRELSGNRILWLDEEADRLEKSGGTWQYFYANLSMIPDEETYTVADMASGRTIGTLDERFVVNFAGPGEVFIQRGEMWRIAEVDDEESEVKVSPIEDPAGEVPSWTGQEIPVPQPVAGEVGAIRGRAGESFSGGASRDGVARDLVDRYPTDEYTASEALGPIERHAETDAPMPTDDRIVVEFENRDAVVNAAFGHTVNETLGRVLSALLGQQTGSSVGMEIDPYRIELDVPRGIAGRDIVEILEETDPAHVEGIIELSLKNSDALKFKLAQVAATFGALKSWQGNERFGRDRLLAALEGTPVYDEAVREVFHEDLAIEIAGEILAAIQNGEIAIETHGGRTPIGIDGRSSGTELLAPENADASVIETIRERIREDRMRLLCLHCEEWERTQEVGRIPDQPECPLCGSTRIAALNPWAEEVVAAVRADEKDDEQEKQTQRAHQAATLVQSHGKQAVIALAARGVGPHNAARIIAKLRENEDDFYRDILAQERQYARTQSFWD, translated from the coding sequence ATGGCAGACAGCGAGGCCGCCGACTCTGCGGCGGCCTTCACGCATCTCGGCAGCGCTGTCAGGACGGCGCTCTCAGAACGCGGATTCGAGACGCCAACCGAGCCACAGCGCAAGGCGATCCCGCCGCTCGCCACCGGCCGAGACGGACTCGTGATCGCACCGACGGGGACCGGCAAAACCGAGACCGCGATGTTGCCGGTGTTCGACGCGGTCGCCGGGACGGAACGGTTCGGCATCTCGGTGCTCTACATCACGCCGCTCAGGGCGCTCAACCGCGACATGCGCGATCGGCTCGACTGGTGGGGCGATCAGCTCGATCTGGATATCGACGTGCGCCACGGCGACACCACCCAGTACCAGCGACAGAAACAGGCCGACGACCCACCGGACGTGCTCGTGACGACGCCCGAAACCCTTCAGGCGATGCTCACGGGCGAAAAACTCCGGAAAGCGCTTTCGGATGTCTCGCACGTCGTGATCGACGAGGTCCACGAACTCGCGGCGTCGAAGCGCGGAGCCCAGCTCACGATCGGGCTCGAACGCCTCCGCGAGCTCGCGAACGCGTTCCAGCGGATCGGGCTCTCGGCGACCGTCGGCGACCCCGGCGAGGTCGGCGCATTCCTCACCGGCGGTCGGGGCTGTGAACTCATCGAGGTCGATGTCGGCAGTCGACTCGACGTCAGGGTTCGCGAGCCCCACGTCACCGACGAGGACGAACGGCTCGCGGGCGAACTCGCCACCGAACCCCCGCTCGCGAGCCACGTCCGCGCGATCCGCGATCTCGTCGCCGACAACGAGTCGACGCTGATCTTCGTCAACACCCGCCAGACCGCCGAAGCGCTCGGTTCGCGGTGCAACGCGCTTGACCTTCCTATTGGAGTGCACCATGGCTCGCTCTCGAAGGAGGCCCGGATCGAGATCGAGGACGCGTTCAAGGCTGGCGAACTCGACGGACTCCTTTGCACGTCCTCGATGGAACTTGGAATCGACGTGGGACGGGTTGATCATGTGATCCAGTACCAGAGCCCTCGTGAAGTCGCCCGCCTCCTCCAGCGAGTGGGGCGGGCGGGCCACCGCGCCGACCGGCTTTCGTCCGGAACTGTGCTCACGACCCGGCCGGACGACACACTCGAAGCGCTCGCGATCTGCCGGCGCGCGCATGAGGGCCTCGTCGAACCCGCGGAAATCCACCACGGCAGCCTCGACACGGTGGCGAACCAGATCGCGGGGCTCGTGATGGACTTCGGCGAGATCGCCGCAGCGCGGGCCTACGAGATCGTCACTCGTGCCTATCCGTTCCGCGACCTCTCGCGCGAGCGGTTCAAAGAGGTCGTCCGCGAACTCTCGGGCAATCGGATCCTCTGGCTCGACGAGGAGGCCGACCGTCTCGAAAAATCGGGCGGCACGTGGCAGTACTTCTACGCCAACCTCTCGATGATCCCGGACGAGGAGACCTATACTGTGGCCGACATGGCCTCCGGTCGGACGATCGGCACGCTCGACGAGCGCTTCGTGGTCAACTTCGCCGGGCCAGGTGAGGTGTTCATTCAACGGGGCGAGATGTGGCGGATCGCGGAGGTCGACGACGAAGAGAGCGAAGTGAAGGTGAGCCCGATCGAGGACCCCGCGGGCGAAGTGCCTTCCTGGACCGGTCAGGAGATCCCGGTGCCGCAACCGGTCGCGGGCGAGGTCGGCGCGATTCGCGGACGGGCAGGCGAGTCATTTTCCGGGGGAGCGTCGCGAGATGGGGTGGCGCGCGATCTCGTCGATCGCTATCCGACTGACGAGTACACCGCGAGCGAGGCGCTCGGCCCGATCGAACGCCACGCCGAGACCGACGCACCGATGCCGACCGACGACCGGATCGTGGTGGAGTTCGAGAACCGCGACGCGGTGGTGAACGCCGCGTTCGGTCACACCGTGAACGAGACGCTCGGGCGCGTGCTGTCGGCGCTGCTCGGCCAGCAAACCGGCTCTTCGGTCGGGATGGAGATCGATCCCTACCGGATCGAACTTGACGTCCCCCGCGGCATAGCGGGTCGAGATATTGTCGAAATTCTCGAAGAAACCGACCCCGCACACGTTGAGGGGATCATCGAACTCAGCCTCAAGAACTCCGACGCGCTGAAGTTCAAGCTCGCCCAGGTCGCGGCCACCTTCGGCGCGCTCAAGTCGTGGCAGGGCAACGAGCGGTTCGGTCGGGATCGGCTGCTCGCGGCGCTCGAAGGCACACCGGTGTACGACGAGGCCGTCCGCGAGGTGTTCCACGAGGATCTGGCCATCGAGATTGCCGGCGAGATCCTCGCGGCGATTCAGAATGGCGAGATCGCGATCGAAACCCACGGCGGGCGCACGCCGATCGGGATCGATGGCCGATCGTCTGGCACGGAGCTACTTGCGCCCGAAAATGCCGATGCGAGCGTGATCGAGACGATCCGCGAGCGGATCCGGGAGGATCGGATGCGCCTGCTCTGTCTGCACTGCGAGGAGTGGGAGCGCACCCAGGAGGTGGGCCGGATTCCCGACCAGCCCGAGTGTCCGCTGTGTGGGTCGACCCGGATCGCGGCGCTCAACCCGTGGGCCGAGGAGGTCGTCGCGGCCGTCCGGGCCGACGAGAAGGACGACGAGCAGGAAAAGCAGACTCAGCGCGCACACCAGGCCGCGACGCTCGTCCAGAGTCACGGCAAGCAGGCCGTGATCGCGCTCGCTGCCCGCGGGGTCGGCCCGCACAACGCCGCCCGAATCATCGCGAAACTCCGCGAGAACGAGGACGACTTCTATCGCGACATTTTAGCCCAGGAACGCCAGTACGCTCGCACCCAGTCGTTCTGGGATTAA
- a CDS encoding metallophosphoesterase produces the protein MARAESGRVEPVPGESVAVIEGDDERALCVADYHAGLEAGLGRQGVELPSQSRERREHLLSLLDTTGVDRVVFLGDLAHAIGGARGAERDELTTLFAALDGRASVTVVKGNHDGEIDSLADDVGIEIDVTPTDGTTFGDVGLSHGHTWPSQEVLECEVVCIGHEHPTVRLEDDVGGSRAERAWLRGRLAPEPFRDHHDEELAIDGELVVFPAFNDLSGGTWVNVPGQEFLAPFLPDGLAEGEAYLLDGTRLGTYRDV, from the coding sequence ATGGCGCGGGCCGAGTCCGGGCGCGTCGAACCCGTGCCCGGCGAATCCGTTGCCGTGATCGAGGGCGATGACGAGCGCGCACTCTGCGTGGCGGACTACCACGCCGGGCTCGAAGCCGGGCTGGGTCGACAGGGCGTCGAGCTTCCGAGCCAATCACGCGAGCGGCGCGAACACCTCCTCTCGTTGCTCGATACGACCGGTGTCGACCGCGTCGTGTTCCTCGGCGATCTCGCCCACGCGATCGGCGGCGCACGGGGAGCCGAACGCGACGAACTCACGACACTGTTCGCCGCACTCGACGGTCGGGCGTCGGTGACGGTCGTGAAAGGGAATCACGACGGCGAGATCGACTCGTTGGCCGACGATGTGGGGATCGAGATCGACGTGACACCGACCGACGGCACCACGTTCGGGGACGTGGGACTCTCACACGGCCATACGTGGCCGAGCCAGGAGGTCCTGGAGTGCGAGGTGGTCTGTATCGGCCACGAACATCCGACCGTGCGCCTGGAAGACGACGTGGGCGGGAGCCGGGCCGAGCGCGCCTGGCTCCGTGGTCGGCTCGCCCCGGAGCCGTTTCGCGACCACCACGACGAGGAACTCGCGATCGACGGCGAGTTGGTGGTGTTCCCGGCGTTCAACGATCTATCGGGCGGGACGTGGGTGAACGTGCCTGGCCAAGAGTTCCTCGCACCGTTCTTGCCGGACGGACTCGCGGAAGGCGAGGCGTACCTGCTCGACGGGACGCGCCTCGGCACATATCGGGACGTCTGA